In Elaeis guineensis isolate ETL-2024a chromosome 1, EG11, whole genome shotgun sequence, a genomic segment contains:
- the LOC105039413 gene encoding cation transporter HKT1;3-like isoform X3: MGTVEMEVFSDPQLWVLILLMFVGGEVFTSMLGLQFMKARFNREGPTQKRAESLSTDLESPTCTNLGDASQLKCTRLVDTSSKMHLTEGEHLKHDVIKYLGYVVLCYLIAATLSGSSFISVYLSFVSGARDVLEGKGIKISTFSIFTAVSSFGNCGFIPANENMMIFKKNSILLLLIIPQILAGNTLFPVFLRFMIWVLKKLTKREEFNYMLQHPRATRYKHLLPPKHSGYLAFTVFGFILVQMVLFCSLEWNSEALKGLTSFQKVVGALFQSVNSRHAGESIIDLSTLSHAILVLYVVMMYLPPYTSFLPIKDDERPSVDEKEGNERRNLLKSLIFSQLSYLVIFVTLICITERKAMIEDPLNFNVFNIVFEVISAYGNVGFSIGYSCQRLLKPDRSCKDAWYGFVGRWSNQGKLILILVMLFGRLKNFNMEGGKAWKLG; the protein is encoded by the exons ATGGGGACTGTTGAAATGGAGGTTTTCTCAGACCCCCAGCTTTGGGTATTAATTCTTTTGATGTTTGTTGGTGGGGAGGTTTTCACATCAATGCTAGGTCTTCAATTCATGAAGGCCAGGTTCAATAGAGAGGGGCCAACCCAGAAAAGAGCTGAGTCACTCAGCACAGACCTTGAGTCCCCTACTTGCACCAACCTTGGTGATGCAAGCCAGCTCAAGTGCactagattggttgacacttcGTCCAAAATGCACTTGACAGAAGGAGAGCATCTAAAGCACGACGTGATCAAATACCTGGGCTATGTTGTGCTGTGTTATCTTATAGCTGCGACTTTGTCTGGCTCTTCATTTATCTCGGTATATCTAAGCTTTGTCTCAGGTGCTAGGGATGTTTTGGAGGGCAAAGGCATTAAGATTTCAACTTTCTCCATTTTCACAGCTGTCTCTTCATTTGGGAACTGTGGATTTATTCCAGcaaatgaaaatatgatgatctttaAGAAGAATTCCATTCTTTTACTACTGATTATTCCTCAGATTCTGGCTGGGAATACACTATTTCCTGTGTTCCTAAGATTCATGATATGGGTCTTAAAGAAGCTTACTAAAAGAGAAGAATTCAACTATATGCTCCAGCATCCAAGGGCCACCAGATATAAACATTTGTTGCCTCCAAAGCATTCTGGTTACCTGGCTTTCACAGTTTTTGGGTTTATTCTGGTTCAGATGGTATTGTTTTGCTCTTTAGAGTGGAATTCCGAAGCCTTGAAGGGGCTAACCTCTTTTCAGAAAGTAGTAGGTGCTTTGTTTCAATCGGTAAATTCAAGACATGCTGGGGAATCCATCATTGATCTCTCCACACTATCCCATGCAATCCTGGTGCTATATGTGGTCATGAT GTACCTTCCTCCATATACTTCATTTCTTCCTATTAAAGATGATGAGCGGCCTTCAGTAGATGAAAAGGAAGGAAATGAAAGAAGAAACCTTCTGAAGAGTCTGATTTTCTCTCAGCTTTCTTATCTTGTCATCTTCGTCACTCTCATCTGCATTACCGAAAGGAAAGCAATGATAGAAGATCCACTAAACTTTAATGTCTTCAACATAGTCTTTGAAGTGATCAG CGCATATGGAAATGTTGGGTTCTCGATTGGCTACAGCTGCCAGCGGCTGCTAAAACCTGATAGATCCTGCAAGGATGCATGGTATGGGTTTGTGGGAAGATGGAGCAACCAAGGAAAGCTGATCCTCATCTTGGTCATGCTGTTTGGAAGGCTTAAAAACTTCAATATGGAAGGAGGAAAAGCCTGGAAACTTGGCTAG
- the LOC105039413 gene encoding cation transporter HKT1;3-like isoform X2, which produces MALYSFLALKILEPKNELNRFKNLDLFFTSISASTVSSMGTVEMEVFSDPQLWVLILLMFVGGEVFTSMLGLQFMKARFNREGPTQKRAESLSTDLESPTCTNLGDASQLKCTRLVDTSSKMHLTEGEHLKHDVIKYLGYVVLCYLIAATLSGSSFISVYLSFVSGARDVLEGKGIKISTFSIFTAVSSFGNCGFIPANENMMIFKKNSILLLLIIPQILAGNTLFPVFLRFMIWVLKKLTKREEFNYMLQHPRATRYKHLLPPKHSGYLAFTVFGFILVQMVLFCSLEWNSEALKGLTSFQKVVGALFQSVNSRHAGESIIDLSTLSHAILVLYVVMMYLPPYTSFLPIKDDERPSVDEKEGNERRNLLKSLIFSQLSYLVIFVTLICITERKAMIEDPLNFNVFNIVFEVISAYGNVGFSIGYSCQRLLKPDRSCKDAWYGFVGRWSNQGKLILILVMLFGRLKNFNMEGGKAWKLG; this is translated from the exons ATGGCCCTTTATA GTTTTCTAGCTTTGAAGATTCTCGAGCCAAAAAATGAATTGAACAGGTTCAAGAACTTGGATTTGTTTTTTACCTCCATTTCAGCATCGACTGTTTCAAGCATGGGGACTGTTGAAATGGAGGTTTTCTCAGACCCCCAGCTTTGGGTATTAATTCTTTTGATGTTTGTTGGTGGGGAGGTTTTCACATCAATGCTAGGTCTTCAATTCATGAAGGCCAGGTTCAATAGAGAGGGGCCAACCCAGAAAAGAGCTGAGTCACTCAGCACAGACCTTGAGTCCCCTACTTGCACCAACCTTGGTGATGCAAGCCAGCTCAAGTGCactagattggttgacacttcGTCCAAAATGCACTTGACAGAAGGAGAGCATCTAAAGCACGACGTGATCAAATACCTGGGCTATGTTGTGCTGTGTTATCTTATAGCTGCGACTTTGTCTGGCTCTTCATTTATCTCGGTATATCTAAGCTTTGTCTCAGGTGCTAGGGATGTTTTGGAGGGCAAAGGCATTAAGATTTCAACTTTCTCCATTTTCACAGCTGTCTCTTCATTTGGGAACTGTGGATTTATTCCAGcaaatgaaaatatgatgatctttaAGAAGAATTCCATTCTTTTACTACTGATTATTCCTCAGATTCTGGCTGGGAATACACTATTTCCTGTGTTCCTAAGATTCATGATATGGGTCTTAAAGAAGCTTACTAAAAGAGAAGAATTCAACTATATGCTCCAGCATCCAAGGGCCACCAGATATAAACATTTGTTGCCTCCAAAGCATTCTGGTTACCTGGCTTTCACAGTTTTTGGGTTTATTCTGGTTCAGATGGTATTGTTTTGCTCTTTAGAGTGGAATTCCGAAGCCTTGAAGGGGCTAACCTCTTTTCAGAAAGTAGTAGGTGCTTTGTTTCAATCGGTAAATTCAAGACATGCTGGGGAATCCATCATTGATCTCTCCACACTATCCCATGCAATCCTGGTGCTATATGTGGTCATGAT GTACCTTCCTCCATATACTTCATTTCTTCCTATTAAAGATGATGAGCGGCCTTCAGTAGATGAAAAGGAAGGAAATGAAAGAAGAAACCTTCTGAAGAGTCTGATTTTCTCTCAGCTTTCTTATCTTGTCATCTTCGTCACTCTCATCTGCATTACCGAAAGGAAAGCAATGATAGAAGATCCACTAAACTTTAATGTCTTCAACATAGTCTTTGAAGTGATCAG CGCATATGGAAATGTTGGGTTCTCGATTGGCTACAGCTGCCAGCGGCTGCTAAAACCTGATAGATCCTGCAAGGATGCATGGTATGGGTTTGTGGGAAGATGGAGCAACCAAGGAAAGCTGATCCTCATCTTGGTCATGCTGTTTGGAAGGCTTAAAAACTTCAATATGGAAGGAGGAAAAGCCTGGAAACTTGGCTAG
- the LOC105039413 gene encoding cation transporter HKT1;3-like isoform X1 — protein sequence MHSSLSKKAQQLHTYMKLWPFIVWCFVKCSYRFIISHSDPFLIQLFYFTSISSAGFLALKILEPKNELNRFKNLDLFFTSISASTVSSMGTVEMEVFSDPQLWVLILLMFVGGEVFTSMLGLQFMKARFNREGPTQKRAESLSTDLESPTCTNLGDASQLKCTRLVDTSSKMHLTEGEHLKHDVIKYLGYVVLCYLIAATLSGSSFISVYLSFVSGARDVLEGKGIKISTFSIFTAVSSFGNCGFIPANENMMIFKKNSILLLLIIPQILAGNTLFPVFLRFMIWVLKKLTKREEFNYMLQHPRATRYKHLLPPKHSGYLAFTVFGFILVQMVLFCSLEWNSEALKGLTSFQKVVGALFQSVNSRHAGESIIDLSTLSHAILVLYVVMMYLPPYTSFLPIKDDERPSVDEKEGNERRNLLKSLIFSQLSYLVIFVTLICITERKAMIEDPLNFNVFNIVFEVISAYGNVGFSIGYSCQRLLKPDRSCKDAWYGFVGRWSNQGKLILILVMLFGRLKNFNMEGGKAWKLG from the exons ATGCATAGCAGTCTTAGCAAGAAAGCTCAACAGCTACACACATATATGAAATTATGGCCCTTTATAGTTTGGTGTTTCGTGAAGTGCTCCTATCGTTTTATCATCTCCCACAGTGATCCATTCCTGATTCAGTTATTTTACTTCACCTCTATCTCCTCCGCAGGTTTTCTAGCTTTGAAGATTCTCGAGCCAAAAAATGAATTGAACAGGTTCAAGAACTTGGATTTGTTTTTTACCTCCATTTCAGCATCGACTGTTTCAAGCATGGGGACTGTTGAAATGGAGGTTTTCTCAGACCCCCAGCTTTGGGTATTAATTCTTTTGATGTTTGTTGGTGGGGAGGTTTTCACATCAATGCTAGGTCTTCAATTCATGAAGGCCAGGTTCAATAGAGAGGGGCCAACCCAGAAAAGAGCTGAGTCACTCAGCACAGACCTTGAGTCCCCTACTTGCACCAACCTTGGTGATGCAAGCCAGCTCAAGTGCactagattggttgacacttcGTCCAAAATGCACTTGACAGAAGGAGAGCATCTAAAGCACGACGTGATCAAATACCTGGGCTATGTTGTGCTGTGTTATCTTATAGCTGCGACTTTGTCTGGCTCTTCATTTATCTCGGTATATCTAAGCTTTGTCTCAGGTGCTAGGGATGTTTTGGAGGGCAAAGGCATTAAGATTTCAACTTTCTCCATTTTCACAGCTGTCTCTTCATTTGGGAACTGTGGATTTATTCCAGcaaatgaaaatatgatgatctttaAGAAGAATTCCATTCTTTTACTACTGATTATTCCTCAGATTCTGGCTGGGAATACACTATTTCCTGTGTTCCTAAGATTCATGATATGGGTCTTAAAGAAGCTTACTAAAAGAGAAGAATTCAACTATATGCTCCAGCATCCAAGGGCCACCAGATATAAACATTTGTTGCCTCCAAAGCATTCTGGTTACCTGGCTTTCACAGTTTTTGGGTTTATTCTGGTTCAGATGGTATTGTTTTGCTCTTTAGAGTGGAATTCCGAAGCCTTGAAGGGGCTAACCTCTTTTCAGAAAGTAGTAGGTGCTTTGTTTCAATCGGTAAATTCAAGACATGCTGGGGAATCCATCATTGATCTCTCCACACTATCCCATGCAATCCTGGTGCTATATGTGGTCATGAT GTACCTTCCTCCATATACTTCATTTCTTCCTATTAAAGATGATGAGCGGCCTTCAGTAGATGAAAAGGAAGGAAATGAAAGAAGAAACCTTCTGAAGAGTCTGATTTTCTCTCAGCTTTCTTATCTTGTCATCTTCGTCACTCTCATCTGCATTACCGAAAGGAAAGCAATGATAGAAGATCCACTAAACTTTAATGTCTTCAACATAGTCTTTGAAGTGATCAG CGCATATGGAAATGTTGGGTTCTCGATTGGCTACAGCTGCCAGCGGCTGCTAAAACCTGATAGATCCTGCAAGGATGCATGGTATGGGTTTGTGGGAAGATGGAGCAACCAAGGAAAGCTGATCCTCATCTTGGTCATGCTGTTTGGAAGGCTTAAAAACTTCAATATGGAAGGAGGAAAAGCCTGGAAACTTGGCTAG